The stretch of DNA GCCTGACCGGGGTGATGGTCGCCGTGATCCCGTTCGACTGGCAGGCCCACGACACCTATTTCATCGTGGCCCACCTGCACTATGTCCTGATCGGCGGCATGGTGTTCCCGGTGTTCGCCGGGATGTACTACTGGCTGCCGCTGGTCAAGGGCCAGCCCCTGTCCGAGAAGCTGGGGCGCTGGGTGTTCTGGATGATGTTCGGCGGCTTCAACCTGGCCTTCTTCCCGATGCACATCACGGGCCTGTACGGCATGCCGCGCCGGGTCTACACCTATGACGCGCACCTCGGCTGGAACCTGCTGAACATGCTCTCCACGGTCGGCGCCTTCATCTTCGCCTTCGGCGTCCTGCTGTTCATCGTCGACGCCGTGCGCGCGCTGCGCCGGCCGGAAAAGGAAGTGGGCAATCCGTGGAACTCGCCGACCCTCGAATGGCTGCCGTCCGAATCCTACGGCAACCGCAGCATCCCGCGCATCCACTCGACCAATCCGCTGTGGGACCAGCCGACCCTGCCGGAAGAGGTCGAGCGCGGCCAGCACTACCTGCCCGGCACCGCCACCGGCCTGCGCGAAACCATCGCCACCAGCCCGGTCAAGGCCGAGCCGCGCTACCTGATGGTGCTGCCGGGCGACAGCTGGCTGCCGGTCATCGCCGCCCTCGGCACCGCCGGCTTCTTCCTGCTGCTGACGGTCAAGGCGATCCTGCCGGCCTTCATCTTCGGCCTGATGGCGGTGGGCGGCACCGTCGCCTGGCTGTGGGAATCGGACCGCAAGCCGCCCATCGAGCAGGCGCGGGTCGCCGACGACCTGGTGCTGCCGGTGAACGCCAAGACCACGGCCTCGCAGTCGTGGTGGGGCACGATGGTGATGCTGATCGTCGACGCCTGCATCTTCGCCTCCTTCGGCTACGCCTACATCCACGTGTCGATGCGGCTGCAGGTCTGCCCGCCGCCGGGCGCCGCCCTGCCGGAACTGTCCTCGCAGCTGGTCTCGGCCGGCCTGTTGGCGGCCAGTTCGGTGCTGATGCTGCTGGCCGTGCGCGCGCTCGGCAAGCGCCGCCTGCCCTGGCTGGTGCTGCTCGCGCTGGGCTGTACCGCGGCCTCCTTCCTGTTCGATCTGCGCGGGCACCAGTTCGCCGGCCTCGATCCGACGGCCAGCGCCTGGGGCGCCGCGATCGGCGGGCTGCTCGGCTACCAGGGACTGCACGTGGTGGTGCTGGCGATCGCCGGTCCCTACCTGGTGCTGCGCGCTTGGCGCGGCATGCTTACCGAGCGCAGCCGCGCAACGCTCGACAACGTCGCCCTGCTCTGGCACTACACGACGCTACAGGGCCTTGCCGGCATGGCGCTGGTGCAGGGCTTGCCGGCGCTGATGCCGTGGCTGATGGAGTAGACCATGCAAGACCATTTCTTCCGGCAGCTCATGCGCGGCACCCTGTCCCTGCTGGTGTGGGCGGCGCACTTCAGCTTCTGCTATCTGCTGGCGGCGGCGCAATGCACGCCGGCGGCGCTGCGCGCGGACGGGCCGAACCGGGTGCTGCTGGGAATCGCGACCGTGGCGGCGCTGGCCATCTGCCTGTGGCTGGCCTGGCGCGAGCGCGGCATCCTGCGCAACGCCACGGAAGCGGCGCTGCTCGACTGGGCGGCGGCGCTGGGGGCGGTGCTGGCCTTTGTCGGGATCCTGTGGACCGGGATGCCGATCCTGCTGGTCAGCGGGTGCGCCTGAGTGATCTGGTCCAGTGGACCAGATCACGGAGCGGCGGGCGTCACGCGCCAGACCACGTTGCCGACGTCGTCCGCCACCAGGATCGCTCCCTTTCCGTCCACCGCGACACCGACCGGCCGGCCCTGCGCCTCGCCGTCCTGGTTCAGAAAACCGGTGAGCAGCTCGACCGGTTTCCCGGCCGGCTTCCCCTCCCTGAACGGCACATACACCACGTTGTAGCCCGACAGCGGCTTGCGGTTCCAGGAACCGTGCTGGCCGATGAGGGCGCCGTTCGTGAACTGGGGCAGTAGCGCGCCGGTATAGAAGGCCAGGCCCAGCGCCGCCACATGGGCGCCCAGCGCATAGTCCGGCACGATCGCCCTGGCCACCAGCTCGGGACGCTGCGGCCGGACGCGCGCGTCCACGTGGCGGCCATACCAGCTGTAGGGCCAGCCGTAGAAACCGCCGCCCTTCACCGAAGTGAGGTAGTCGGGCACCAGGTCGCTGCCGATCTCGTCGCGTTCGTTCACCACCGTCCACAGCACCCCGGTTTCCGGGTTCCAGGCCAGGCCGTTGGGGTTGCGCAGGCCGCTGGCGAAGAGGCGGGTCTTGCCGCTGGCGATGTCCACTTCGAGGATGGCGGCGCGGTCGACTTCCTGGTCCATGCCGTTCTCGGCCACGTTGCTGTTCGAACCCACGGTGGCATACAGCTTGCGCCCGTCCGGGCTGGCGATGATGTTCTTGGTCCAGTGATGGTTCAGCGGCCCGCCCGGCAGCAGCGCCACCGGCTCCGCCGGCGCGCCGATCGCGGTATCGCCCGCGCGGTAGGGGAAGCGCACGATGCCGTCGGTGTTCGCCACGTACAGCGTGTCGCCGACCAG from Massilia varians encodes:
- a CDS encoding PQQ-dependent sugar dehydrogenase, coding for MRDHLLPRIASGAMLLLLAACGDRSTLSPGADVGTHPLLVSPVSSLIPTVDIAPAKGWPPGARPAAAEGLAVQAYASGLDHPRWLHVLPNGDVLVAESNAPRQPAKTGIKAWVQKKVMERAGAGVPSANRITLLRDADGDGVAEVKTVFLKGLNSPFGMALVGDTLYVANTDGIVRFPYRAGDTAIGAPAEPVALLPGGPLNHHWTKNIIASPDGRKLYATVGSNSNVAENGMDQEVDRAAILEVDIASGKTRLFASGLRNPNGLAWNPETGVLWTVVNERDEIGSDLVPDYLTSVKGGGFYGWPYSWYGRHVDARVRPQRPELVARAIVPDYALGAHVAALGLAFYTGALLPQFTNGALIGQHGSWNRKPLSGYNVVYVPFREGKPAGKPVELLTGFLNQDGEAQGRPVGVAVDGKGAILVADDVGNVVWRVTPAAP
- the ctaD gene encoding cytochrome c oxidase subunit I; the encoded protein is MTQPLPTHLPSSLPRPEGEFERLKEVWRTPTGWRFFTSVNNTSIGLLYIGTALLFFILAGILALVMRVQLAVPDNTLLSPDTYNQVFTMHGTVMMFLFAIPIVEALAVYLLPNMLGARDLPFPRLSAYAYWAYAFGGLAFFCTIFVGLAPDGGWFMYPPYTGNTYSPGLNADFWLLGIGFIEISAIAGAIELIIGILFTRAPGMTLRRMPVYAWAMLVVAVMIVFAFPAVIAGTALLELERAFDWPFFIAERGGDPILWQHLFWFFGHPEVYIIFLPAAGMVSTMIPTIAGTPLVGRRAIIVALVGVGFFSFGLWAHHMFTAGLGVLEMSFISAASMAVAIPTGIQVFAWIATLWNGRVRMTSPALFLMGFMFIFVLGGLTGVMVAVIPFDWQAHDTYFIVAHLHYVLIGGMVFPVFAGMYYWLPLVKGQPLSEKLGRWVFWMMFGGFNLAFFPMHITGLYGMPRRVYTYDAHLGWNLLNMLSTVGAFIFAFGVLLFIVDAVRALRRPEKEVGNPWNSPTLEWLPSESYGNRSIPRIHSTNPLWDQPTLPEEVERGQHYLPGTATGLRETIATSPVKAEPRYLMVLPGDSWLPVIAALGTAGFFLLLTVKAILPAFIFGLMAVGGTVAWLWESDRKPPIEQARVADDLVLPVNAKTTASQSWWGTMVMLIVDACIFASFGYAYIHVSMRLQVCPPPGAALPELSSQLVSAGLLAASSVLMLLAVRALGKRRLPWLVLLALGCTAASFLFDLRGHQFAGLDPTASAWGAAIGGLLGYQGLHVVVLAIAGPYLVLRAWRGMLTERSRATLDNVALLWHYTTLQGLAGMALVQGLPALMPWLME